One stretch of Saccharopolyspora erythraea DNA includes these proteins:
- a CDS encoding DUF4247 domain-containing protein, which produces MKPRLWFLLGGICAVLALVIALVMIFSTGTGPRGYVSNHYQRAAHLDLRGDDDNRAYTSPLTPSVVSRDITSRWKPIAQAADTSGIYLRYKDDAVIVQPRDRGSVIHVMDVDHAYHRYHSHVGGTWGWIGTHGESFRGRGPGAGK; this is translated from the coding sequence GATCTGCGCGGTGCTCGCACTGGTCATCGCACTGGTGATGATCTTCTCCACGGGCACCGGCCCGCGCGGCTACGTGTCCAACCACTACCAGCGCGCCGCGCACCTCGACCTCCGCGGTGACGACGACAACCGCGCCTACACCAGTCCGCTGACCCCGAGCGTGGTCTCGCGGGACATCACCAGCCGCTGGAAGCCGATCGCGCAGGCCGCCGACACCTCCGGCATCTACCTGCGATACAAGGACGACGCGGTGATCGTCCAGCCGCGCGACCGCGGTTCGGTGATCCACGTGATGGACGTCGACCACGCCTACCACCGCTACCACAGCCACGTCGGCGGGACGTGGGGCTGGATCGGCACCCACGGCGAGTCGTTCCGCGGACGCGGCCCCGGGGCGGGCAAATGA